The Gadus chalcogrammus isolate NIFS_2021 chromosome 16, NIFS_Gcha_1.0, whole genome shotgun sequence DNA window TCCGGCCGATTAGCCCGACCTTACGATATGATGGGGACCGGTTGAAATAATTGTAATTACTAGAATCGAAGCGCGGATTAACGTAACGTGCCCACTTATATGTGCAGGACGTGAAAGAACAAACATGATATTGCCATATTAATCAATACCTGGTGCAGCTGGGACCGATTGGGACAAAGGGTTAACCATAGGGGGAGGGGTCTTGAGTTGCGTTACGTCCGTTACGGATTTAATACGAAATAACACAAGAGCGGTCCGCAGTTCTTCCAATTCAAATATAATGCGAGTGCGACCATATTAAAACTAATGAAAACGGCAATGTTCAAATGTGGCCACATAGGACATGGGAAGCTCAAGGTGCtagctagcattagcatgaGACGAACAAAGCCTATCCGGCGTGGCGGGGCCTAGTTAGCAGGGCGTACCTTTTCACTTTTAACTCGTGTAAATGAATGCACAATGGTCGATAGCATATCGTTTTTAAAAGAATACAGGATTATTGTCAGTGAGTCTAAAATAACGAGATTGTTATGTTTCATAGGACACATTTTAATGTTTGAACCGACTACTTCGGGGTATTCCTACAGGCGTTGGATTGAATGGATCTTCATACCGAGAACGTCGTGCTTTAGCCAACTGTGGGCACCGTCGAGCGCTTGCTTAATACCTATTACTGAGGGAACTTACCGTTGCCATTCCGTCGGTTTTCTGTCGTTTCGTTGCCCTGCCGTCTTCGCTGTAATAACGGCTGGTTGCAGTAGCCATGTTGTCCCGGTTAAAAAGGTTGGTTGGAGTGACGACGGAGAGAAAATGGACGGAAAAGTCAAGAAAAACGACCCTCCGATGACCACGCCCATTATTGTTATTTGCGCGCACCGATTGGTTAAAACCACCTGTTCATTTTTATGTGACACAAGGAGGAACCAATAGAAATACATTACCAGATCGCCGTTATCAGGGTCGTATATAAATAATCAATACAACCTACCATGCTTTTTCAAATATCATGTGCGAATTTTccaccatgtttttttttacagtagtACAAATATAGTTTTCCAGTTTTTGATACTATGGTGTAATTTACAGGGACAAATAGACACATTAGAATTTGTCTGACGAAGTATTGCATACTCGAGCTTTTATATTGATGTATAACCGCATCCCAGACCGCCTCGATATTGGAAACATGAGCGCATTGGAATGCGTATGTAAGAAGTAGGTTTTTTTGGGTCATTAAATGGGAAAATATATTTATCATTATTGAGGcactttgtttttttaaattgattCCAATGCGAGAACACACTAAGTTGCGACTAGCCTAGGTCACGTATGTTCACAGGGTGAATTCTCATGGGCCCTGTCAATATGGCGGCGTATGTACCGCAAACAAACATAGTGCTTACCCTTACCAtgcaaaaatgtgtttcttgATTATTCGATTCGTAATGATTAAGACTGGATTTGGACATTGCAGTACAATTAGatgtaattatatattatttaagtCCGACAGTCTTTTAAAGGCACATGCCTCATATGGGTGCTGTAGAGAGTAAAGGAGCACTAGTGGGACACTTGATTTAACATCATTTCGCACTGCAAAGATTAACATTCCCAAAGATAACTTTTTAGCTAAATGGTGAGGAAAGAAGCCGGAAACGATAACAACGTAGTGTGATCAAGCGGTTAAGACCGGCTCCTCTCTTATTCCCCTGGTTGCACAATAAATGGAAACAGACAAATGTACATAATACCAAAGTTATATTGCATCAACGTGTGGACCTGTGTGAAATCAGCAAGCAATTTCTCGTGAAAATGTGTCTTTTGAATGGCAACAGTCCAGTGGATTATTTTTTAACGAGACCAAATACATTAGTGAAGTCACAATATGTGGTCGCTTACTACGGTTAACATAGCGCTTAAAGAAGCACTATGCTTATATTCTGTGAGCTGCACTTCCTCCCATGTAATATTACTTAGCCTTTAATTGCCAGTATTTTATGTGGGTTAAATTAATACAAGTTATATTTAAAATAAGTTGCTGGAAAGAGGACAATAAATCAACTTTCAGTTGCTTATTTGTAAATTGTATGACGAAAGCCGATACAAATGAACAAATGACCAGACGAAAGACATGTCCAAGAAATTTATTCAAAAATAACTGCCACTTGCGAGCCAGGGAGAGTCAACCAATACtaaaaggttgggtatgggatttgcgaaacgcccgcagattttgaaaattcaCAACTCAAATGGACCTACCCACTCTCCTTCAATGCTGACTctacccattccaagtacatggacgcgcaatcatgcacgagcgcgaacacagatgcgcgagagcgagccattagctagctccagtagctaccccGGGataacagaagcttgctctgggtcacgagctttgagtacgtgcacgaaggggtcacgcgcgggggaGTGCaatacgaccgtttgattgacgtacttactgtccaatgccactcggtggttgtggaaatcattggctggagatTTTTTCGAGCCcggcccgttccacagatgattgacttgtttaatttccatgtcagtacttctaactcagtggctgtaagtgggggATGATAAGGATTAAGTAATTTTTCAAAAATGACCagaaaagagaattccatacccaacctttaagaacaagcccttacaaaaacaaaagcCAGATCTCTATAGCTCTAAAAAcctatacaaaaaaaataatcacaaacaaATGAACAGCAGAAATCCCGATCAGTTGACAGTGGGCTGAGGACATGTAAAACGGGCAGTGCAGTAGAAGACCAGACTTCATGCTTAGGGTCGGCCTCCTCCATGAGCCAGCGACACGGTAACCATGACGACATGTAACCATGGTCCCAAGACATGCAGGCCAGTCCCGACGGGACAGAGGTGGGGCTGGAACTGAACagcctagggggggggggggggggggggttcgggtCATCCCATAAAACATAAGATAAAGTCCTAATAAACAACAGCAACGGAGGattaataacacaataacaagCAATTAAGGTTGGGTCTTTTTTAAGCATGTTTCAGTGTGAAAGAGTTTCATTCCATAaattaaaccaaaaaaaaccttCAGGATTTGTTACGAACTAACAATTCGACCATAATGTACATTTTCTCTTTGAAATACAAGCAAGTTATTGCAAGGTCCTTGGAAGTgtaaaaagaaataataaaGGGTGCCATTCAGCATAAGGATAACGGGCACATAACTTAAAAACTAAAATAGCCAGGTCCATACAATGTGCCAATTTCAACTGCCAAAATAACTGTTCAAAGCAAACCGCACACGATGGTTTCTGAGAGACTAgttttgtttgggggggggagatggagaatttttttgtgtttgtgttgtgtggttaGGGTTAATGTGTTATTAGCATGTAATATTACCGTGAGGTTGGGTGTGTGATAATAACGTGTGTGTCAGGGTTTGGTTAGGTGTGTGTTATTACTCTGCGTTATTAGGGTGTGTAACAGGGTGGATGTTATTGGGGTGTGGTTGGGTATGTTCAGTCGCCTGCAGGGGTGGGGCTCCTCTTTGCGCTTGGTGTGCGGGAACGACTgtaacagagagagatgagggttAATGGTTGCTGCATGGGGACAAGGACAACACGACCTTCACACTCCAGGCCCGCTCCCTGTGCCATTTCCCTGGCTTGATTCAGAACCATTTGATTACTGTACACCAAATAGTCAAGAAGATTCAGTTATATTGCAAAATCGGTCCAGGTGCAGGGACTCAGATTCGATGCACTAAGGGATAATCGGTGCCAGGGAAATGGCATTGGTCCGGGGGAGAATCCCATGAGATGTATGAAGGAGTTTCAGCAGGCCGGTCCTTGGCTTTCAAATGGAAATCCAATTGTAAGGACCGACACTTCTGAACACACCCAATTATACAACTTCCACACAAAAAACAGTCTCTTTGCATCAAAGAACAATACATGTCATTGTCGTCTGGTAGGCTGGGATCAACACATTGTAATGGGAACAGATATTAGATTCAATCACCACCAATCGGGAATTAACGGGTTCTTTCTACCAGGGCTAGGGTTTCTACATTTAAGAAGTTAAACTAGACTCATAAAGTCACCTTTACATTATAGGGCTCAAGACACATACATTTTGACTGAGTCTATGTTTTATCTATTAGGGGAATCAATAAAATCATTCAGATCGCATTCAATTCCATTCATTCCTGAGTCTACTGCTAAGTTGGTTTTACTTTAGTGGATGGCCACATGGTCTTGAGCTCCGCCTTGTAATTTTCAATAATGTTATTCTGTCGGCCAACCAGATACAGTTTCCATTAGCTTAAGGCTAAAGTACCCAGTTATGTACCCCACTTCGTTCAAGGTCTCTGAAATTGAGCACATTATCCTTTCACccctcaatcactcactcagcCACTCATTAGCATGCGCAGCACCTTTGCCCTAATGGCAAACAGTCAGCCCCGCCACCTCAGGTGAGTGCTTTACATCGAAACCAGCTGTTTTCTAGCCTTAtcagtggggggtgggggggggggacgggacatCTGGATGTTTACCTTTGAGCCAGAAACAACAAGTACATTGAAGCGGAGGACGAAAGCACTGAAGGACGGATGACTACTACTCGAAGAGACTGCTCTGGGAGGCTCTTGAAGACGGCTGTCTCCTCAGCgcgctccctccccctctcataaGCTAAGACAGAGGCCGGAGAGCTCCGGTAGGTAGGAaggtgaagggggagaggagggtggaggaagggaaaggggaggggggggggggaggggttcaaGAAGGTCGTGGTCGAGACTCTGACTGTGTGGGTCCGCCCGCTGGCAGGCCTGAAGGCTGGCTCTAGTagaacaactgtgtgtgtgctcgggcGGTTCTGGTCTGAGCGCGTGCGTCGGTCGCCCATTCACTGTGGGGGGGAGCGCTCGGTCGGTCGgtcgacctctctctctcgctctctctcactctaacgCCAGCTGCAGGCGGAGGCTGATCTCAGCTCAGGGCTTAAGTCACCCTCCCGCAGGCCGTGACCGCCGGCAGCGGGCAGACCCTGGGGTCCGCTGCCACCACACgctttaaagaaaatatgaaaaataaacaaaaccgTTCTGCAAAGATGAGTCACCACTGGTGCTATGCTGCCTGAACCCCCACTACACCCAACTGCCATTCTACAAGTACCCCTTTACTGTACATAAGAACCCTCCCAAATTTAGAACAACATTTGAACCTAAAGCTTACTTTTTTACTAATCTTTCAGTTCATGACTGCAGTCAGTTTAAAGAGCAACTAAACACTACGATCCAAAAGCCGAAAGCCAGGGAGAATACCCTTATTAAAACCAATCTGAAGCAGCATTCAGAAAGACGAAGGCTTCCAGAGATGGTGCGGTTCCTGCTGTTGGATTTTAGTGTTAGTCATATTGTGTTTTTCACTTTAAATTAAGACTGAATCTAATGAACCTCAAATGCTTAGCTAACAGGGCCTTGCTGCAACTGTAAGAGATGAAACCCCACTGGCTATCCTAAGATTAAAAGGtgttcctcccttccttccatGTGCCCTATTCTCAATTCCTCAGCACAAAGCCGGGCGGAGGTTCACTTAACAGGACAGGAACCTCCCGCTCAGCCGCTCGGTGCTGGTTGTGAAGAGAGAAGCGGGTACATGAAGGAAGGCCGCCCGCCGTTCTAAACCTTCCACTTCACTTCCTGTTCATCCTCcctgcctccacctctctatCCTGCTACTGAGAAACAGTAGCAGAGCCGTCCGAATCACGTCGACGATGTAGGGGAGCTGTGGCTGTGCCTGGGCTGGTCTAGGCTCATCTAACGCTTAATGCAGAGGACAAGACAATCTACCCTGGCTAATGTGCAAATCTGACCCTTGGCTGAACTCATAAGGCTGGCTGATCACTAGACTGCTCAAGGGGTGGTACACAGGGCAAATTCAATTACTTTTCTAAAAGAAGACAATCTGGTTGAACTAGACAAGTTAAAACAGCTTTTCTACAGTGAGTGAGGAAGTAGAGATGGGGCCGTACCTTGTCCTCTTGTGGCTAGGTGAACGGGAGCGAGAGCGCGAGGCCGATCGGCGCCTGGGGCCAGACACAGAGCGGCGCCTGGGGCCAGACGCAGAGCGACGGCGGGGAGCCGAGGCGGACCTGGACCGGGACCTAGAGCGGCTGGTGAAGCACACCAAACGGGTCAAGGACTGGGAAAATATTACCACCAACTTCAATACGATGCGTGTGATGTTTAAAAGTTGAGGGGGGACTGGGCCTAAATATATTTTACTCCCATCTTCGGAAAAACCATTGCAGCAAAAATTTGAAACTCACCTCCTCGCAGGAGTCCTGGACTTATTAGAGCGGGCTGGGGAGCCAGACCTGTTATCATGAAAACACTTTTAAGTGAAAAGGGCCAAAGCACTAAACAAGCGAGACGGGTTCAGGAAACAGGGCGGGCAGCAGGTTTAAGGCTCCACGTGTGGGTGCTGAAGTACGATAACAGAGAAAGACCCTCTGGCAGTGAGGTCATATTACATGGTGGGGAAAGAACAAAGGCCAACATTAGCTCTGGTAACGGCCATCGACACTAAAGCTCACCTGCTTCTGCGCTTAGAGTACGATGGAGAACGGCGTCGCCCACTGCCACTAAAAGACAACAGGTGAAGGGTTAGGAAATGACACACATCCACCTGGACTGTGCGCCCATTCTCACAATCAATAAACAGCAATGGGCAGTTATTGACAAAAAATAATGCTTGAAGCATGCAGCACATCCATGTACCGTTCATTGCTACGGCTACGAGAGCGGGAATTGTAGCGACGGCCACGGGACCTGGACCGGGAGCGAGATCTGGAGTGAGAGCGGGACCTAGAAAAGAAGAGAACAACCGATATGGTTTAACCGACTCAGCATATTGGAGGGCATTCATCTGCAGGACATCTTCAGATGAAGCCGTTGGGTTCAACCCCTGGACATCTTCCGATGAAGTGGTCAGGGTTAACCTAACCTAAAGTGGTGAGGTTTAACCTCATGATGCCTTTGACATCTTTCAGATAAAGTGGTCAGGTTCAAACTTATGCCAAGTGGTTATGGTTAACCTCATGATGCTTTTGGACATCTTTCAGATGAAGTAAACACTTTTCAGAGAAGGAAGCTGTGACTGGTTGGGTAGTAGAGGTATGTGAGGAGCCTTGGGGGTACCTGCTACGTCGGCCACCTCCCCTCTTGTTGAAGCGGTAGCAGTCGTATGCATAGTGGCCACGGTCACCACACTGGTAGCAACGGTCTTGGGGGTCAAAGTGGCGACGACTTGGGCGCCCGCGACCCTTCCTGGACATGCCGGTTGAAAGCTCAACGCGAATTCTAGAACCACACAAGACCCTGGTGGAAAAGACAGCGGTTTAATTTTAGCATGAGCTGGCCTGGCAATATAGTTTT harbors:
- the srsf7a gene encoding serine and arginine rich splicing factor 7a, whose translation is MSHYSSSRSSSRATDCKVYVGDLGNGAAKGELERAFSYYGPLRTVWVARNPPGFAFVEYEDPRDAEDAVKGMDGKVLCGSRIRVELSTGMSRKGRGRPSRRHFDPQDRCYQCGDRGHYAYDCYRFNKRGGGRRSRSRSHSRSRSRSRSRGRRYNSRSRSRSNERGSGRRRSPSYSKRRSRSGSPARSNKSRTPARSRSRSRSRSASAPRRRSASGPRRRSVSGPRRRSASRSRSRSPSHKRTSRSRTPSAKRSPTPAGD